From Quercus lobata isolate SW786 chromosome 1, ValleyOak3.0 Primary Assembly, whole genome shotgun sequence, one genomic window encodes:
- the LOC115976911 gene encoding uncharacterized protein LOC115976911 has product MKADCVVAGLVCGLILLVAEVHGNTAPAFLWSPHDDQFSSNVVKDAVNYRTISSKDLARSVLTEGGWSNLLCSGKKFQNTVDVALVFVGRELQSLDISANKHADQALVDLLKVSFTGSNFSMAFPYVAASEEETMENLLVSGFTETCGHDLDISNVAFLESCSVKDGNFQKIADLHSVHDYLVSRIGKRQNGQADLVVVCHGGSGNLKELDQPQSESVILTELIRSVEQSGAKYAALYVSDPFSSIQYPSYREIGRFLAEGALGNKSGNSTCDGVCQFKSSLLEGILVGVVLLIILISGLCCMMGIDTPTRFEVAQDS; this is encoded by the exons ATGAAAGCAGATTGTGTGGTGGCAGGCTTGGTTTGTGGTTTGATTTTGTTAGTGGCTGAGGTTCATGGCAACACCGCGCCGGCTTTTCTATGGTCGCCTCATGATGATCA GTTCTCAAGTAATGTAGTTAAGGATGCAGTAAATTATCGGACCATCTCTTCAAAGGATCTAGCAAGGTCTGTTCTGACTGAAGGTGGCTGGTCAAACTTACTG TGCTCAGGGAAGAAATTTCAGAACACTGTGGATGTGGCACTTGTCTTTGTTGGTAGAGAG CTGCAATCTTTGGATATTTCAGCTAATAAACATGCAGACCAAGCTCTTGTAGACTTGCTCAAG GTGTCTTTCACAGGATCCAATTTTTCCATGGCATTCCCGTATGTTGCTGCATCAGAGGAGGAGACAATGGAAAATTTGTTGGTTTCAGGGTTTACAGAAACATGTGGGCATGATTTGGATATCAGTAATGTTGCTTTCCTGGAATCATGCTCTGTAAAGGatggaaattttcaaaaaattgcaGACCTGCACTCAGTACAT GATTATCTGGTTTCAAGAATTGGAAAGAGGCAAAATGGGCAAGCAGATTTGGTTGTGGTCTGCCATGGAGGGTCTGGTAACTTGAAAGAACTTGACCAACCACAATCCGAAA GTGTGATTCTTACTGAGCTTATCAGATCTGTGGAGCAGTCTGGGGCAAAATATGCAGCTCTCTATGTTTCAGATCCCTTTAGCTCAATTCAATATCCTTCTTATCGGGAAATTGGAAGGTTTCTTGCTGAAGGTGCATTGGGAAATAAATCAGGAAATTCTACCTGTGATGGAGTTTGCCAGTTTAAATCATCACTTCTGGAGGGAATTCTAGTT GGTGTCGTCTTGCTTATAATCTTAATATCAGGTCTTTGCTGTATGATGGGCATTGACACTCCAACAAGATTTGAGGTAGCCCAAGACTCTTGA